One window from the genome of Bdellovibrio sp. NC01 encodes:
- the serS gene encoding serine--tRNA ligase — protein MIDIKLLEKKAENGPSYYDEYKQALINRGGTPEILEQIMDLNKKRKEMIAQAESAKANQNKLSGEIGKLKREGKDASEILAEVEKLKGAVKDLEAKAAEADQQVMNLALVMPNKPHSSVPVGASADENKELKIVGTPTKFSFKAKEHWELGEKLNIIDFERAGKTTGTRFAFLKGAAAQMERALIQFMMDMHSSRHGYTEMIPPFMVNSNSLLGTGNFPKFKEDVFHLEGSDLFLIPTAEVPVTNYYNGEILDEKDLPQSFCAYSPCFRSEAGSAGRDTKGLIRQHQFDKVELMTFCHPDKSYEIHEALTSHAEQVLMDLELPFRRMLLCTGDMGFGSARTHDLEVWLPGQNMYREISSCSNFEDFQARRANIRFRTAGGKPQFVHTLNGSALAVGRTLVAILENYQREDGSVAIPKALQNYMGGKTEIR, from the coding sequence ATGATCGATATTAAACTTCTTGAGAAAAAAGCAGAAAACGGACCTTCTTATTACGACGAATATAAGCAGGCGTTGATCAATCGTGGTGGTACGCCAGAGATTCTTGAGCAAATCATGGATCTGAATAAGAAACGTAAAGAAATGATTGCCCAAGCTGAGTCAGCAAAAGCCAATCAAAATAAACTTTCTGGTGAAATTGGCAAATTAAAGCGTGAAGGCAAAGATGCTTCTGAAATTTTAGCAGAAGTGGAAAAACTTAAAGGTGCCGTGAAGGACCTTGAAGCGAAAGCGGCGGAAGCAGATCAGCAAGTTATGAACTTAGCGCTGGTGATGCCGAACAAACCACATTCTTCTGTGCCAGTGGGTGCATCTGCTGATGAGAATAAAGAACTTAAGATCGTAGGAACTCCGACGAAGTTCTCTTTCAAAGCTAAAGAGCACTGGGAGTTGGGTGAAAAACTAAACATCATCGATTTCGAACGCGCTGGTAAAACGACAGGCACACGCTTTGCGTTTTTAAAAGGTGCAGCGGCACAGATGGAACGTGCTTTGATTCAATTCATGATGGACATGCACTCGTCTCGTCATGGTTATACGGAAATGATTCCGCCATTCATGGTGAACTCGAACAGCTTGTTGGGAACAGGAAATTTTCCAAAGTTCAAAGAAGACGTTTTCCATCTTGAAGGTTCGGATTTGTTTTTGATTCCAACAGCGGAAGTTCCGGTGACGAATTACTACAATGGCGAAATCTTGGATGAAAAAGATCTGCCACAAAGCTTCTGCGCATATTCTCCGTGCTTCCGTTCTGAAGCTGGAAGTGCGGGTCGCGATACGAAGGGTCTTATTCGTCAGCATCAGTTCGATAAAGTTGAATTGATGACGTTCTGTCATCCGGATAAGTCTTATGAAATTCACGAGGCCCTGACATCTCATGCAGAACAGGTATTGATGGATTTGGAGTTGCCATTCCGTCGCATGCTTTTGTGTACAGGAGACATGGGATTTGGATCTGCCAGAACCCATGACCTTGAGGTTTGGTTGCCGGGACAAAATATGTATCGTGAAATCAGTTCATGTTCTAATTTCGAGGACTTCCAAGCTCGTCGCGCAAATATCCGTTTCCGCACAGCGGGTGGAAAACCTCAATTCGTACACACATTGAATGGTTCAGCACTAGCCGTGGGAAGAACATTGGTAGCCATTCTTGAAAACTACCAACGTGAAGATGGCTCTGTGGCGATTCCGAAAGCTCTTCAAAACTACATGGGCGGCAAAACCGAAATCAGATAA
- a CDS encoding tetratricopeptide repeat protein, giving the protein MKTRTGQVKGPYSTEAILRMIGEGVFSGQEMISKLPDGQWTLISKEPAFYDKLLEALEGVVEVDPKKAQKMEAETVIMRPPPTQQPKQEAPKPLNFENIAPPANSKLPTVDIYQQPAQIAPASIPVPNISSNEGKDKVIELSNLKNMEKGELFKALRGPAAVLVVVILVAVFLLWDTGPAKGDKIHLLAPGKAGASLSETQVKDKLNEALFSIEQDTFDSYLDAQNKLVGIIEGAPSNIEVRALLCVVYRELWPYAKQDAQDVKTITMVTQATRALNVVSPLGQVCESVKLMTSGRYREARGTVEATLESTEPFSLLPVLYGYKAELLQGEKDYLNAVPYYEKSIQLWDKWLHPQVQLGVLYMEQQSFADASRMFQEVLKKNPRHREAKFLLGVVEYRGYKKSDSAFTLLSSAADSKMRVPSLIEAQGLHALAEIYVLRNEKRKALETAQKAFSLNPNNSDLRQLVVRLGGSDKVKADKNQNNEMLFLGDQYVRQGDNLAAQAEFKAAFEADPKNGTAAMKAAKALWQLNQSFEAIEWLSKAMRAEPKLISAYVLQADYMSQRFDFNGAMMALTNATRISPNNYEVQRGLALLEFRKNNMIGAISYGTRAAKIYDGDIETFILLSKANAILAQSIVPLNKKEIERKENAGKDAVRYATKAVEIDATNPEAQITYAKTLAATQGVDAGITYLNELIKRFSYTLDYRVALAEVYKSEDRYTQARDIYEKVVEADPRNKKAWLGLGEGSKALGMNDKALKAFLQAAVLDPTDGEALFRAGQLYLETSRFDEAIQQFRRVQRLNPNYPRTNYYIGKAAFASGDFNGAMEAAKAEKRLNPNVADSYILAAEIYTARRQYQECAGEYSQAMKLRPQGADIYVKSAQCYRQSGAIDVAEDMLALAAARESGYADIYREQGAIYEMKGDTRSAATAYNKYIGLSPNAPDRAEIEARINRLGN; this is encoded by the coding sequence GCCAAGAGATGATTTCAAAATTGCCTGATGGGCAATGGACATTGATTTCAAAAGAGCCTGCGTTTTACGACAAACTTTTAGAAGCACTCGAAGGTGTTGTCGAAGTCGATCCAAAAAAAGCGCAGAAGATGGAAGCGGAAACTGTGATCATGCGTCCGCCGCCAACTCAGCAACCAAAACAAGAAGCACCGAAGCCTCTGAATTTTGAAAACATCGCGCCACCAGCGAATTCAAAACTTCCGACGGTAGATATTTATCAACAGCCAGCGCAAATCGCTCCGGCCTCTATCCCCGTTCCGAACATTTCTTCAAATGAAGGCAAAGACAAAGTTATCGAGCTTTCGAATTTGAAGAACATGGAAAAGGGCGAGTTGTTTAAAGCATTGCGCGGCCCTGCTGCGGTTCTCGTAGTTGTGATTTTAGTTGCTGTGTTTTTGTTGTGGGATACGGGACCTGCGAAAGGTGACAAGATTCACTTGTTAGCTCCCGGCAAAGCTGGTGCTTCACTTTCTGAAACGCAAGTGAAAGACAAGTTGAACGAAGCCTTGTTTTCAATTGAACAAGATACTTTTGATTCATACTTGGATGCACAAAATAAACTGGTCGGTATCATTGAAGGTGCGCCTTCGAATATCGAAGTTCGTGCATTGCTGTGTGTGGTCTATCGCGAGCTGTGGCCGTATGCCAAACAAGATGCGCAAGACGTAAAGACGATCACGATGGTGACGCAAGCAACGCGTGCGTTGAATGTCGTCAGTCCATTGGGACAAGTGTGTGAATCTGTGAAGCTTATGACTTCAGGTCGTTATCGTGAAGCGCGCGGTACGGTTGAGGCCACCCTTGAATCGACAGAGCCGTTTTCATTGTTGCCGGTTTTATACGGCTACAAAGCGGAACTTCTGCAAGGTGAAAAAGATTATCTGAATGCTGTTCCCTACTATGAAAAATCGATTCAGTTGTGGGACAAGTGGTTGCATCCGCAAGTGCAATTGGGCGTCTTGTACATGGAGCAACAAAGTTTTGCAGATGCATCTCGGATGTTTCAAGAGGTGTTAAAGAAAAATCCAAGACATCGTGAAGCCAAATTCTTATTAGGTGTGGTTGAGTATCGTGGTTACAAAAAATCCGATTCAGCGTTCACCCTTTTATCTTCAGCTGCGGATTCGAAGATGCGCGTACCTTCATTGATTGAAGCGCAAGGTCTTCATGCTTTAGCGGAAATTTATGTTCTTCGTAACGAAAAAAGAAAAGCGTTAGAAACGGCTCAAAAGGCATTTTCATTAAATCCAAACAACAGCGATCTTCGTCAATTGGTCGTGCGTTTGGGTGGTTCTGACAAAGTGAAGGCCGATAAAAATCAGAATAACGAAATGTTGTTCTTGGGGGATCAATACGTCAGACAAGGTGACAATTTAGCAGCGCAAGCCGAATTTAAAGCCGCCTTTGAAGCAGATCCAAAAAATGGAACGGCCGCGATGAAAGCAGCTAAAGCATTGTGGCAACTGAATCAAAGCTTTGAAGCGATCGAGTGGTTATCGAAAGCCATGCGTGCAGAGCCGAAATTAATTTCTGCCTACGTACTTCAAGCGGACTACATGTCGCAACGTTTTGATTTTAATGGCGCAATGATGGCATTAACAAACGCGACACGCATCTCGCCAAATAACTATGAAGTGCAACGTGGTTTAGCGCTTTTAGAATTCCGTAAAAATAACATGATCGGTGCGATCAGTTACGGAACTCGTGCGGCAAAAATTTACGACGGTGATATTGAAACTTTCATTCTGCTTTCGAAAGCAAATGCAATCTTGGCGCAGTCAATTGTGCCATTGAATAAAAAAGAAATTGAAAGAAAAGAAAATGCCGGAAAAGACGCTGTTCGCTACGCAACCAAAGCGGTAGAGATCGATGCGACAAATCCAGAAGCACAAATTACTTACGCAAAAACTTTGGCGGCAACTCAAGGTGTGGATGCGGGGATTACTTATCTTAATGAATTGATTAAACGCTTCTCGTACACGTTGGATTATCGTGTCGCGCTTGCTGAAGTTTATAAATCTGAAGATCGTTATACTCAGGCGCGTGATATTTACGAAAAAGTTGTTGAAGCAGATCCGCGTAATAAAAAAGCGTGGCTGGGACTTGGTGAAGGTAGCAAAGCTTTGGGTATGAATGACAAAGCGTTGAAGGCATTCTTGCAAGCGGCAGTACTCGATCCAACGGATGGTGAGGCACTTTTCCGTGCGGGTCAGTTGTATTTGGAAACAAGTCGTTTTGATGAAGCGATTCAACAATTCCGTCGTGTGCAGCGTTTGAATCCAAATTATCCGCGAACGAATTATTATATCGGTAAAGCGGCCTTTGCATCAGGGGACTTCAACGGCGCGATGGAAGCAGCGAAAGCGGAAAAGCGTTTGAATCCAAATGTGGCGGATTCTTACATTTTGGCGGCAGAGATCTATACGGCTCGTCGTCAATATCAAGAGTGTGCTGGGGAGTATTCGCAAGCAATGAAACTTCGTCCGCAAGGTGCGGATATTTACGTGAAATCAGCGCAGTGTTATCGCCAATCGGGTGCAATAGATGTGGCAGAAGACATGTTAGCACTGGCGGCGGCACGCGAAAGTGGTTACGCGGATATTTACCGCGAACAGGGCGCGATTTATGAAATGAAGGGCGATACTCGCTCTGCGGCAACAGCATACAATAAATATATTGGCCTCTCCCCAAATGCACCGGATCGTGCTGAAATAGAGGCCAGGATTAATCGTTTAGGTAATTAG